The genomic stretch CGAGGGGGAACGACAGACCCGAGATCACGAAGACCAGGGGAAGCACGTACAGCATCATCTTCTGCTGGCGGTACATCGGAGACTCCTTGGTCTCCGGCGACATGTTCTTGGCGACGAGCTGCAGCTGGGTGATGAACTGCGAGGCGGTCATCACGACGATCATGATGCCCGCGATGATGCGGACTTCCCAGCCGGACGCGTTCGTGAACGTCTCGTGCAGGGGGGCTCCGAAGAGCGATGCGTTGCCGAACGACTTGGCGAGGTCGCCGGTGAGCAGGCCGATGCCCGTCTTGTTGATCTGCGCCTCGTGCAGCACCGAGTACAGCGAGAAGAAGATCGGCATCTGGATGAGCAGCGGCAGGCAGGAGCTCAGCGGGTTCGTCCCGGTCTCCTTGTACAGCGCCATGGTCTCGCGGGACATGGCCTCGCGCGAGAACTGGTCCTTCTTGCCCTTGTACTTGTCCTGGATCTTCTTCAGCTGGGGCGCGACCTCGAGCATCCGTCGCTGCGACTTGATCTGTCGCACGAAGATGGGGATCAGCGCGGCCCGGACCACGAAGGTCAGGAAGATG from Curtobacterium sp. MCLR17_032 encodes the following:
- the yidC gene encoding membrane protein insertase YidC — protein: MDLIGTILWPLKWVVSAILVGFHWVFENLGMDPSAGITWVLSIIFLTFVVRAALIPIFVRQIKSQRRMLEVAPQLKKIQDKYKGKKDQFSREAMSRETMALYKETGTNPLSSCLPLLIQMPIFFSLYSVLHEAQINKTGIGLLTGDLAKSFGNASLFGAPLHETFTNASGWEVRIIAGIMIVVMTASQFITQLQLVAKNMSPETKESPMYRQQKMMLYVLPLVFVISGLSFPLGVMFYWLASNLWTMAQQYFVIRSMPTPGSEAALAREVRLAKKAQRRGTPATTGVLTEAGTGASMAEVEARVNNQRQQPVGKSRAKKNGKTK